From a region of the Pelorhabdus rhamnosifermentans genome:
- a CDS encoding MotA/TolQ/ExbB proton channel family protein, whose protein sequence is MLDMIKGGWVMLPLMACSLIALTIVIERFFYFRRIGNKVGVAEEVLKLVDSGRINDGLKLSNSSVLPLVKVMSAGIAHSYDPAKAMAAAGINELSVMRRGMSALDTIITMAPLLGLLGTILGMMNSFQVMAMVDSGGSPNAVTGGVAEALIATATGITIAVLTLIPYNYFSARIERESETIEHYATELEMALVKQD, encoded by the coding sequence ATGTTGGATATGATTAAAGGGGGATGGGTCATGCTTCCCTTGATGGCATGCTCACTCATTGCATTAACGATTGTTATTGAACGTTTTTTCTATTTTCGGCGCATCGGCAACAAAGTGGGGGTGGCCGAAGAGGTGCTGAAGTTAGTTGATAGCGGACGTATTAACGACGGACTGAAGCTGTCCAACAGCTCAGTTTTGCCGCTGGTGAAGGTGATGTCGGCTGGCATTGCCCACAGTTACGATCCGGCCAAAGCCATGGCGGCGGCGGGAATTAACGAGCTTTCTGTTATGAGGCGGGGAATGTCGGCGCTTGATACCATTATTACCATGGCCCCGCTCCTCGGATTGTTGGGAACCATCCTTGGGATGATGAACTCCTTCCAGGTTATGGCCATGGTTGACAGCGGTGGATCGCCTAACGCAGTAACAGGCGGTGTGGCGGAAGCACTTATCGCCACAGCTACAGGCATCACCATAGCAGTACTGACCTTGATACCTTACAATTACTTTTCGGCTCGCATTGAGCGGGAAAGTGAAACGATCGAACATTATGCGACTGAATTAGAGATGGCGCTAGTTAAACAAGATTAG
- a CDS encoding OmpH family outer membrane protein, translating into MVDLELKKTTGMLWAVLLLWGMLCCTAFPGQAHAAEAAGIGVVDYGYLIHQHPDTQKASDALKAESEQVNKEFAAKAAGLSDKEKQDLRLQLAQRVESKRQELLKGIADKINAAINEVAAEKQLTIVINKDSVSYGGLDITQDVLQKFR; encoded by the coding sequence ATGGTTGATTTAGAACTAAAAAAGACGACGGGGATGCTGTGGGCGGTGCTGCTGTTATGGGGAATGCTGTGTTGTACGGCCTTCCCGGGACAAGCCCATGCCGCTGAGGCGGCCGGCATCGGGGTGGTTGATTACGGGTATCTGATCCACCAGCACCCGGACACGCAAAAAGCCAGCGACGCCTTAAAGGCCGAAAGCGAGCAGGTTAATAAAGAATTTGCTGCCAAAGCGGCCGGTCTCAGCGACAAGGAAAAGCAGGACTTAAGACTCCAGCTCGCCCAGCGGGTGGAATCAAAACGGCAGGAACTGCTGAAAGGGATTGCCGACAAGATCAATGCGGCCATCAACGAAGTGGCGGCGGAAAAACAACTGACTATTGTCATCAACAAGGACAGCGTATCCTACGGCGGGCTGGATATTACCCAGGATGTCCTGCAAAAGTTCCGGTAG
- a CDS encoding TonB family protein: MKLLSNSIYGRSTVTAILVHSALLVAVILMPLSPPVNSARNVTTVEIVPVPEQQQDVIPPKEEIPPLPDQTPIPQDQPQTPQQAAAPAPAANQSSLAPVPTALPGESGPSSVALQSGTGTAMPTFTGIPTGPADSIGTGYGKGTAPEPPRHVSSPVAAKLLSGPKPSYPMAAREAGWEGTVIVRIRINTDGSSTVLSTPHSGRADIDEATTAAAAAREYSPSLDADGTPVTTERNVKIKFDLSEAD, translated from the coding sequence ATGAAATTATTGAGTAATAGCATCTATGGAAGATCGACCGTAACTGCCATACTTGTTCATAGTGCGTTGCTTGTAGCTGTTATTTTGATGCCGCTGTCTCCGCCCGTTAATTCGGCGCGGAATGTTACAACTGTCGAGATTGTTCCTGTCCCCGAACAGCAACAAGACGTTATTCCTCCCAAAGAAGAGATCCCGCCACTGCCGGATCAGACGCCGATCCCGCAAGATCAGCCGCAGACGCCTCAACAGGCAGCGGCACCGGCGCCGGCGGCCAATCAGTCTTCGCTGGCGCCGGTGCCGACCGCCCTGCCAGGAGAATCAGGCCCGAGTTCAGTGGCCTTGCAGTCCGGGACCGGAACAGCAATGCCAACATTCACCGGTATTCCGACCGGGCCGGCCGATAGTATCGGGACTGGTTATGGCAAGGGAACGGCACCGGAACCGCCGCGCCATGTATCATCCCCTGTCGCGGCAAAACTTCTTTCCGGTCCCAAGCCAAGTTATCCGATGGCTGCCAGGGAAGCAGGCTGGGAGGGAACTGTCATCGTGAGAATCCGCATTAATACCGACGGATCTTCCACAGTGCTATCCACACCTCATAGCGGTCGTGCTGATATTGACGAGGCTACGACGGCTGCTGCGGCTGCCCGGGAGTATTCACCGAGTTTAGACGCCGACGGTACGCCTGTTACAACAGAAAGAAATGTAAAAATCAAGTTCGATCTTTCGGAAGCCGATTAA
- a CDS encoding ShlB/FhaC/HecB family hemolysin secretion/activation protein, translated as MPRKHRTLCCGKVSLGLLLALAIGCVPPALAAEPPAVQRPNVDVNSGTIKSSLDQQKIIVPQQNNVDIEVNREEKPAQEQAPGPKVRVSGFHITGQTIYTPEQLQELIKADVGRELSFSELQAAAQCITDYFNRQGYMVAKAYLPAQSIQDGLVEIVVVPGQYGGIDIRNQSRLSPQTVANLLSSLKTGDYVKKDVLERNLLLLSDIRGVSVKATLAPGKDTGKTNLTVELHDNDEDATGTFSLDNYGNRYTGQGVGNVTLTINNLSGTGDVFNLGNNYSGNGLNNFSAGYTNLVGTQGARLGVSYSTMHYQLGKEFKLLEDTGKSRTASIFGIYPLVRSRDHNLNVQLQFDYRKITDNGYLGLETSDKHADVWSLGLNGDSQDSSGANTYDVNVSSGRLGFDGGRTLYGSTPQDDDQWISRAYGIPGLRTAGRYTKVNFDFSRWQNLNPRLNFLLESSGQWANKNLDSSEKLYLGGAKGVRAYPQGEASGDQGYLVRGELRWNMPDPDLQLALFVDSGHVMVNKNPLPKAGDNGCTLSGAGLGVIASSTKDYTVRLDYAWKLGDHAVTSEHDRRGRWWLYGIQYF; from the coding sequence ATGCCTAGAAAACATAGGACGTTATGCTGCGGCAAGGTCAGCCTGGGACTACTGCTGGCGCTGGCCATCGGCTGCGTCCCCCCGGCGCTGGCGGCCGAACCTCCTGCGGTCCAACGGCCTAACGTTGACGTTAACTCCGGCACCATTAAAAGCAGTTTGGACCAGCAAAAGATTATCGTGCCGCAACAAAACAACGTGGATATTGAAGTCAACCGGGAAGAAAAGCCGGCACAGGAACAAGCTCCGGGGCCCAAAGTCAGGGTCAGCGGCTTTCACATTACGGGCCAGACGATTTACACTCCGGAGCAGCTGCAGGAATTGATCAAGGCTGATGTCGGCCGGGAACTGAGCTTTTCCGAACTGCAGGCCGCGGCCCAATGTATTACCGATTACTTTAACAGACAGGGGTATATGGTGGCCAAAGCCTATCTGCCGGCACAAAGCATTCAAGACGGGCTGGTGGAAATCGTGGTTGTTCCCGGCCAATACGGCGGCATTGACATTCGCAACCAGTCCCGCCTGTCCCCCCAGACAGTGGCGAATTTGCTCAGCAGCCTCAAGACCGGCGATTATGTAAAAAAAGACGTACTTGAGCGTAATTTGCTGCTGTTGAGCGATATCCGCGGCGTCAGTGTGAAAGCCACTCTGGCCCCGGGTAAGGACACAGGCAAGACGAATCTGACTGTTGAACTTCATGACAATGACGAGGATGCGACAGGCACCTTTTCGCTGGACAATTACGGCAACCGCTACACCGGCCAGGGCGTCGGCAATGTTACGCTGACCATTAATAATCTGAGCGGTACAGGCGATGTGTTTAACCTGGGGAACAATTATTCCGGCAACGGGTTGAATAACTTCAGCGCCGGCTATACGAACCTGGTCGGCACGCAGGGCGCCCGCCTGGGTGTCAGTTATTCCACCATGCACTATCAGCTTGGCAAAGAATTTAAGTTGCTTGAAGATACGGGTAAATCCAGGACAGCGAGCATTTTCGGCATCTATCCGCTGGTGCGTTCCCGCGACCACAATCTGAACGTCCAACTCCAGTTTGATTATCGCAAGATTACCGACAATGGCTATCTTGGTCTTGAAACGTCGGACAAACATGCCGATGTGTGGAGTCTGGGGCTGAATGGCGATAGCCAGGACTCCTCCGGGGCCAACACTTATGACGTCAATGTTTCGTCAGGCCGGCTGGGCTTTGACGGCGGACGGACGCTGTACGGCAGTACGCCGCAAGACGATGACCAGTGGATCAGCCGGGCATATGGGATTCCCGGTCTGCGGACAGCCGGACGGTATACGAAAGTCAACTTTGACTTTAGCCGCTGGCAAAACCTCAATCCCCGCTTGAATTTCTTACTGGAATCCAGCGGCCAATGGGCCAACAAAAACCTGGATTCCTCGGAAAAACTGTATCTCGGCGGCGCCAAGGGCGTCAGGGCCTATCCGCAGGGCGAAGCCTCGGGTGATCAGGGCTATCTCGTCCGCGGCGAACTGCGCTGGAATATGCCGGACCCGGACTTACAGTTGGCGCTTTTTGTCGACAGCGGCCACGTTATGGTGAATAAAAATCCCTTGCCGAAGGCCGGGGATAATGGTTGCACGCTTTCCGGCGCGGGTCTGGGCGTGATTGCCAGCAGCACTAAAGATTATACTGTGCGCCTGGATTACGCCTGGAAACTCGGCGATCATGCCGTGACGTCGGAACATGACCGCCGGGGACGCTGGTGGTTGTACGGAATTCAATATTTTTAA
- a CDS encoding ExbD/TolR family protein, whose translation MTITRKPMKKARIEIIPMIDTMMFLLVFFMMSSLSMIQQHGMPVSLPHAASGQDQVKKVVTMTLTQDGHLFYEKEQISSAAEVTARLTELENKGTKPSVVINADRSVEHGRVVEVLDAVRQSGVIAVAIAVRPTAGG comes from the coding sequence ATGACGATAACACGTAAACCCATGAAGAAGGCTCGTATCGAGATTATCCCAATGATTGATACCATGATGTTTCTCTTAGTATTTTTCATGATGTCCAGTCTTTCCATGATTCAACAGCATGGCATGCCAGTCAGTCTTCCCCATGCTGCCAGCGGACAGGACCAAGTAAAGAAAGTGGTCACAATGACTCTGACGCAGGATGGCCATTTGTTCTATGAGAAAGAGCAGATTTCTTCGGCGGCGGAAGTCACAGCACGACTGACTGAATTGGAGAATAAGGGCACAAAGCCGTCCGTAGTCATTAATGCCGACCGCAGTGTCGAGCATGGCCGGGTGGTTGAAGTATTGGATGCGGTCAGGCAAAGCGGGGTCATTGCGGTTGCTATCGCGGTACGGCCCACAGCCGGCGGTTAA